A single genomic interval of Bacillus sp. es.036 harbors:
- a CDS encoding metal-dependent hydrolase: MKVTFHGHSVVEIVTEKAKILIDPFISGNGQCKLDANEVKCDVILLTHGHNDHVGDTVDIAKRNDALVVAPFELATYLEFKGVNAHPMAIGGAHEFEFGKVKLTQAFHGSSYTEEENQQIIYTGMPSGILFSAEGKTVYHAGDTGLFSDMKLLSDKSIDLAFLPIGDNFTMGPEDAAVAAKWINADVTVPIHYNTFPLIEQDGEAFADSLKGTKGKFLQSGETIEL; this comes from the coding sequence ATGAAAGTTACATTTCATGGTCATTCAGTTGTTGAGATTGTCACGGAAAAAGCAAAAATTTTAATTGATCCTTTTATTTCAGGTAATGGACAATGTAAGTTAGACGCTAACGAAGTGAAGTGCGACGTTATTTTATTGACACACGGACATAATGATCACGTCGGAGATACAGTTGATATTGCGAAACGAAATGATGCTTTAGTCGTAGCTCCATTTGAACTGGCTACATACCTTGAATTTAAAGGGGTTAATGCTCACCCTATGGCCATTGGTGGCGCTCACGAATTTGAATTTGGTAAGGTGAAGCTAACGCAAGCATTCCATGGTTCGAGCTATACAGAAGAAGAAAATCAGCAAATTATCTACACGGGCATGCCATCCGGTATTCTGTTTAGTGCAGAAGGAAAGACGGTTTATCATGCTGGTGATACCGGACTCTTTTCAGATATGAAGCTATTGTCTGATAAGTCAATTGATCTTGCGTTCTTACCGATTGGTGATAATTTTACAATGGGACCAGAGGACGCAGCTGTTGCTGCGAAATGGATTAACGCAGACGTAACTGTGCCAATTCACTACAATACGTTTCCACTTATTGAACAAGATGGTGAGGCGTTTGCAGATAGCCTTAAAGGAACGAAGGGTAAATTTTTACAATCAGGCGAAACAATCGAATTATAA
- a CDS encoding polyamine aminopropyltransferase, whose protein sequence is MSRTFSKSSQLYWASGIVSICGIIFEVLFGALGSYILGDGVKQYTLTISLFLTGMGIGASLSEKVVKNLITRFIAIELLIGLIGGFSSFTVFGIMAIAGEEATTIVLYTTILIVGGLTGLELPILIRKANEIGVEINKSTARVLFSDYAGGLVGGLLFAFYLRPEFGLVKSAFLVALVNILVAFWMIYSFRKEMVYRAVYIGIAMLLFLLMVVGTIFGEEMAFSFEQRLYKDPIIYSEETSYQKITLTREQGDLRLFLNGQLQFSSSDEHRYHETLVHIPMATVQNAENVLLLGGGDGLAVRELLKYDRVKSITVVDLDPEMVKLAREHHLLTELNEHALEDKRVQIKNEDAFQYIKQEEKAFDVIIVDLPDPNNESLNKLYTWEFYSLLRNHLEINGALMVQATSPLFAREAYWTIDRTIAETGLITSNYHVDIPSFGNWGFVMGTREPVDQEKLKLAVKTKFLSSEMIPSLSVFGKDEDQQMMREGKKVRFEPNTLIQPHLIEKYERAWLYY, encoded by the coding sequence ATGAGCAGGACGTTTAGTAAAAGCAGTCAGTTGTACTGGGCTTCAGGAATTGTATCGATCTGCGGAATTATTTTTGAAGTGCTGTTCGGCGCGCTAGGATCATACATACTAGGTGATGGTGTAAAGCAATATACGTTAACCATTTCGCTCTTTCTGACTGGAATGGGGATTGGCGCATCCCTGAGTGAAAAAGTTGTGAAAAACTTAATTACAAGATTTATTGCGATAGAACTTCTTATTGGTTTAATAGGTGGGTTTTCTAGTTTTACGGTATTTGGAATTATGGCAATTGCAGGAGAAGAAGCAACTACTATTGTACTCTATACGACCATTCTTATTGTAGGCGGATTAACGGGCCTTGAACTACCAATTTTGATTCGAAAAGCGAATGAAATTGGTGTAGAAATTAATAAAAGTACAGCAAGAGTTCTCTTTTCTGACTATGCAGGAGGACTTGTAGGGGGACTATTATTTGCCTTTTACCTTCGACCAGAATTTGGCCTTGTAAAATCAGCTTTCCTTGTCGCTCTCGTGAACATTCTCGTCGCATTTTGGATGATTTATTCATTTCGAAAAGAGATGGTTTATCGAGCTGTTTATATTGGAATAGCAATGCTTTTGTTTTTACTAATGGTTGTCGGTACAATTTTTGGTGAGGAAATGGCTTTCTCTTTTGAGCAGCGTTTATACAAAGATCCAATCATTTACTCGGAAGAAACTTCTTATCAAAAAATCACCTTAACGAGGGAACAGGGAGATCTTAGACTTTTTTTGAATGGACAGCTTCAGTTTAGTTCAAGTGATGAACATCGATACCACGAAACGCTCGTTCATATCCCGATGGCGACAGTTCAAAATGCTGAAAATGTATTATTACTGGGAGGCGGAGATGGACTAGCTGTTCGAGAGCTTTTAAAATATGATCGCGTGAAATCGATAACAGTAGTAGACTTAGATCCCGAAATGGTGAAGCTCGCTAGAGAACATCACTTATTAACGGAATTAAACGAGCATGCGCTTGAAGATAAACGTGTTCAAATTAAAAATGAAGATGCTTTTCAATATATTAAACAAGAAGAAAAAGCATTTGATGTGATCATTGTTGATCTTCCTGATCCAAATAATGAATCGTTAAACAAGTTGTATACGTGGGAATTCTATTCGTTGTTACGTAATCATTTGGAAATCAACGGAGCGTTAATGGTACAAGCAACAAGTCCATTGTTTGCAAGAGAAGCTTATTGGACAATTGATCGCACGATCGCAGAGACTGGTTTAATCACTTCGAATTACCACGTCGACATTCCGAGCTTTGGTAACTGGGGTTTTGTGATGGGGACGAGAGAGCCGGTAGATCAAGAGAAGCTAAAGCTTGCTGTAAAAACCAAATTTCTATCAAGTGAGATGATTCCCTCCCTTAGCGTGTTTGGGAAAGATGAAGATCAACAGATGATGAGAGAAGGGAAGAAGGTTCGATTTGAACCGAATACACTTATTCAACCTCATCTAATCGAAAAATACGAACGAGCATGGTTGTATTACTAG
- a CDS encoding DUF350 domain-containing protein, which translates to MGPFLLTFIYFIAAIVVVVVGLIIFELITTKYKDWEQVENGNTAVALSIGGKIIGICLILAFAIYHSSDVLDTVIWGAYGVVLQLVAYYIFDFLTRRFSVEQKLSEGVVSVGILSMCVSIGLGLVVGASIT; encoded by the coding sequence ATGGGACCATTTTTATTAACATTTATTTATTTTATTGCAGCGATTGTTGTTGTAGTTGTTGGATTAATTATTTTTGAATTGATTACGACAAAATACAAGGATTGGGAACAGGTTGAAAACGGAAATACGGCAGTTGCGCTATCCATAGGTGGTAAGATTATTGGAATTTGTCTTATCTTAGCTTTCGCCATTTATCATAGTTCAGATGTTCTCGATACAGTCATATGGGGTGCCTATGGCGTGGTTCTTCAATTGGTGGCTTATTATATCTTTGATTTTCTTACAAGGCGTTTCTCAGTGGAACAAAAGCTTAGTGAAGGTGTTGTATCAGTAGGTATACTCTCCATGTGCGTTTCCATTGGTCTTGGCTTAGTAGTAGGAGCATCAATCACGTAA
- a CDS encoding DUF4247 domain-containing protein translates to MKWLTGLLTAFILLLSACGITKDIQEIVEDRYQLEDVVESSVDSSDVSKVYNAEEDIPTVASYLQEQIKPNEVSELKEGKQILVYDDYLVTLQENDDASNTLVEVATVGFVRDNYQPNFFDGLLAYYILDEILDVDDWGKKQKNRCLNATGNCYGGYGTTGGTYKGPTTIPSFRGSSRGGGPGTGK, encoded by the coding sequence ATGAAATGGCTCACTGGATTACTGACAGCATTCATTCTGCTCTTATCGGCATGTGGGATTACGAAGGATATTCAAGAAATCGTCGAAGATCGTTATCAGCTTGAAGATGTCGTTGAAAGCAGCGTGGATTCAAGCGATGTCTCAAAGGTTTACAATGCTGAGGAAGATATCCCTACTGTTGCCTCCTACTTACAGGAACAAATAAAGCCGAATGAAGTCAGTGAATTAAAAGAAGGCAAACAAATTCTCGTTTATGATGACTATCTCGTTACGTTGCAAGAAAATGATGACGCATCGAATACCCTCGTCGAAGTCGCTACAGTTGGATTTGTACGAGATAACTACCAACCTAATTTCTTTGATGGGTTACTAGCTTATTATATTCTAGATGAAATACTGGATGTAGATGACTGGGGGAAAAAACAAAAAAACCGTTGTTTGAACGCAACCGGGAATTGTTATGGAGGATATGGCACCACAGGTGGTACATATAAAGGACCGACAACGATTCCGTCTTTTCGAGGATCGAGTCGCGGCGGCGGTCCGGGAACAGGGAAATAA
- a CDS encoding PspA/IM30 family protein — protein MFNMFKRVKTIMSSELNAALDKAEDPVKMLEQFMRDMEADIRDAETAVAKQISNEKMLKKKWDDAKAMVSKRQDQAMKALESDNDDLARRALQDKKDHEAKAETLKTSYERAKTDADSLRSKLDEMKEEYRQMQLKKDSLKARAESAKTKTKINRAMSDIGGDDSKRGFERMEEKVLQYEAEAETSEDMRSKSRSLDDELDALDKNDGIDDELADLKKKMGKE, from the coding sequence ATGTTTAATATGTTTAAACGAGTTAAAACGATCATGTCTTCTGAACTAAATGCTGCACTTGATAAGGCAGAAGATCCGGTAAAGATGCTAGAACAGTTTATGAGGGATATGGAAGCAGATATTCGAGATGCTGAAACAGCTGTAGCGAAACAAATATCGAATGAAAAAATGTTAAAAAAGAAATGGGACGATGCTAAAGCCATGGTTTCAAAGCGCCAGGATCAGGCGATGAAAGCGCTAGAATCTGATAATGATGATTTAGCCAGAAGAGCGCTTCAAGATAAAAAAGATCATGAAGCAAAAGCAGAAACACTGAAGACATCTTATGAAAGAGCAAAGACTGATGCAGATTCTCTTCGTTCAAAGTTAGATGAGATGAAAGAAGAGTATCGTCAAATGCAGCTGAAGAAAGATAGTCTAAAGGCTCGTGCAGAGTCAGCCAAAACGAAAACGAAGATAAATCGTGCCATGTCTGATATTGGCGGTGATGATTCTAAACGTGGTTTTGAGCGGATGGAGGAAAAAGTTCTTCAATACGAGGCGGAAGCTGAGACAAGTGAAGATATGCGTTCGAAAAGTCGCTCTCTTGATGATGAGCTTGATGCACTTGACAAAAATGACGGTATCGATGATGAATTGGCAGATCTTAAGAAAAAAATGGGGAAAGAATAA
- a CDS encoding DUF4178 domain-containing protein codes for MSFLSKLFGKKEENTIKERTVFSIQVGDIVTYDLEDYEVVGSLTYQNNGYKWYAYQLKSGASSVWLSAEMDDELELGIYRNVKEKLARPIPKKLTIDDVTYYREEHGRAKVSGTGRGSNLNGQEVEYHDFSNEDETNFLSIEIWGSEVEVSKGYAIEEYEIKILAGSK; via the coding sequence ATGAGTTTTTTATCAAAATTATTCGGAAAGAAGGAAGAAAACACGATTAAAGAAAGGACCGTTTTTTCGATTCAAGTTGGGGATATCGTCACTTATGATCTGGAGGATTATGAAGTTGTCGGATCACTGACGTATCAGAATAATGGCTATAAGTGGTACGCCTATCAGCTGAAATCGGGAGCATCCTCGGTATGGCTAAGTGCCGAAATGGATGACGAACTTGAGCTAGGCATTTATCGTAACGTGAAGGAAAAGCTGGCAAGACCCATACCAAAAAAGCTAACCATAGACGATGTTACGTATTATAGAGAAGAACATGGTCGAGCAAAAGTGTCAGGGACTGGGCGTGGTAGTAATTTAAATGGGCAGGAAGTAGAATACCACGATTTTTCAAATGAAGATGAAACAAACTTTCTATCAATAGAAATTTGGGGTTCTGAAGTAGAAGTAAGCAAAGGATATGCTATTGAAGAGTATGAAATTAAAATTCTTGCTGGAAGTAAATGA
- a CDS encoding DUF3939 domain-containing protein produces MAFWRKKNEKSKVDHPTMIEASLHEIRQAVGKFAEKKRDGISLKVLVKDNNELDASFLISHLGGIPSKPFYMSKETFELFEEQHRHIPFWIDTVQRAVDLYIHSEKEAPVIEGDPFRKISFFKLEKKALLTERPPLDFYYTEQEGMVSHRKPEK; encoded by the coding sequence ATGGCATTTTGGAGAAAAAAGAATGAAAAGAGTAAAGTGGATCATCCAACGATGATAGAAGCAAGCCTTCATGAAATACGGCAGGCAGTCGGTAAATTCGCAGAAAAGAAACGTGATGGTATTTCGTTAAAAGTTCTTGTAAAGGATAACAATGAACTCGATGCTTCTTTTCTTATATCTCACCTTGGAGGTATTCCGTCTAAACCATTTTATATGTCGAAAGAGACGTTTGAACTTTTTGAAGAACAACACCGTCATATTCCATTTTGGATTGATACAGTTCAGAGAGCTGTGGACTTATACATTCATTCTGAGAAAGAAGCTCCGGTCATCGAAGGAGATCCGTTTCGGAAAATCAGCTTCTTTAAACTGGAAAAGAAAGCTCTCTTAACAGAACGACCCCCACTGGATTTCTATTATACTGAGCAAGAGGGAATGGTTTCTCATCGAAAACCAGAAAAATAA
- the ald gene encoding alanine dehydrogenase, whose protein sequence is MHIGIPVEVKNNENRVAMTPAGVLSLTGFGHEVYIEKGAGVGSGFGDEQYLEAGAHLVETAAEAWSKEMVMKVKEPLPQEYGYFREGLILFTYLHLAAESELTRALVEKKVIGIAYETVQLPNGSLPLLTPMSEVAGRMAAQIGAQFLEKPKGGLGILLGGVPGVKRGKVTVIGGGVVGTNAAKIAMGLGADVTIMDLSPERMRQLDDIFGTEINTMMSNPLNIIEAVKESDLVIGAVLIPGAKAPKLVTEEMIKEMKPGSVIVDVAIDQGGIFETTDRITTHDNPTYTKHGVVHYAVANMPGAVPRTSTIALTNVTVPYAVQLANKGYKKACLENEPLLKGINTMHGFVTYEAVAEAQQLDYKSVRSLLEK, encoded by the coding sequence ATGCATATTGGCATTCCTGTGGAAGTGAAAAACAATGAGAACCGAGTAGCGATGACACCTGCTGGAGTATTAAGTTTAACGGGCTTCGGCCATGAAGTATATATCGAAAAAGGGGCGGGAGTGGGTTCTGGTTTTGGAGATGAGCAGTATCTAGAAGCTGGCGCTCATCTTGTTGAAACGGCCGCAGAAGCGTGGTCGAAGGAAATGGTTATGAAAGTAAAAGAGCCGCTTCCTCAGGAATATGGTTATTTTCGTGAGGGGCTAATTTTATTTACATATTTACACCTAGCTGCGGAGTCTGAGCTGACACGAGCGCTTGTGGAAAAAAAAGTGATTGGCATTGCGTATGAAACGGTTCAGCTGCCAAATGGCTCATTACCTCTTTTAACTCCTATGAGTGAAGTGGCTGGCCGGATGGCTGCACAGATCGGTGCTCAATTTCTTGAGAAACCCAAAGGTGGACTTGGCATTCTATTAGGTGGCGTTCCAGGCGTAAAGAGAGGAAAAGTTACTGTCATTGGCGGCGGAGTTGTTGGTACGAATGCAGCTAAAATTGCAATGGGACTTGGAGCAGACGTAACGATTATGGATTTAAGCCCAGAACGAATGCGACAGCTTGATGATATTTTTGGAACTGAAATAAATACGATGATGTCCAATCCACTAAATATAATAGAAGCGGTAAAAGAATCAGATCTTGTTATCGGTGCTGTTCTTATTCCAGGAGCAAAAGCGCCAAAACTGGTAACGGAAGAGATGATTAAAGAAATGAAGCCGGGTTCCGTCATCGTTGATGTGGCGATTGATCAGGGAGGTATATTCGAAACAACGGATCGTATCACAACTCATGATAATCCAACCTATACGAAGCACGGTGTTGTGCATTACGCTGTAGCCAATATGCCTGGCGCTGTGCCACGTACATCCACGATTGCCTTAACGAATGTGACTGTTCCTTATGCGGTTCAGCTTGCGAATAAAGGATACAAGAAAGCCTGTCTTGAAAATGAACCTTTGTTAAAGGGGATTAACACGATGCATGGTTTTGTAACGTATGAAGCAGTAGCTGAAGCGCAACAGCTTGATTATAAAAGTGTTCGTTCACTCCTTGAAAAGTAA
- a CDS encoding fluoride efflux transporter FluC: protein MDWLMIAIGGGVGAWLRYVTALGVNRFNQFHFPLATLLVNLLGSFLMGMAFGAGDWGPGISTGFLGALTTFSTFMYEAFELATTKLWLSVVYIVVSLISGLLMVTVGYMIIV from the coding sequence ATGGATTGGTTGATGATTGCTATTGGTGGCGGCGTTGGGGCATGGCTTCGTTATGTCACAGCACTAGGGGTAAACCGCTTTAATCAATTTCATTTCCCGCTAGCAACTCTTTTAGTAAATCTATTAGGAAGTTTCTTAATGGGGATGGCGTTTGGAGCGGGAGATTGGGGGCCTGGGATCTCAACAGGTTTTCTCGGAGCGTTGACGACCTTTTCGACATTTATGTATGAAGCATTTGAGCTAGCTACAACTAAGCTTTGGCTATCGGTTGTTTACATCGTTGTTAGCTTAATTAGCGGGTTGTTAATGGTAACTGTGGGGTATATGATAATAGTGTGA
- a CDS encoding fluoride efflux transporter FluC: MKNSFAVIAGGAIGASLRGGIGTVLNGSPIATFIVNIVGSILLGFFYQFVSMNPRLSDSVKKFIATGLLGSFTTFSTYSLDLFVYIRDGHFWGLALYGGGSILAGILSVIIGVSLAKKVGRD; the protein is encoded by the coding sequence GTGAAAAATAGTTTTGCTGTCATAGCTGGTGGAGCCATTGGAGCCTCTCTTAGAGGGGGAATTGGTACAGTGCTGAATGGCAGTCCGATCGCTACCTTTATTGTCAATATCGTCGGCTCCATTCTTCTAGGTTTTTTCTATCAATTTGTAAGTATGAACCCTCGCCTTTCAGATTCAGTGAAAAAATTTATTGCGACTGGTTTGTTAGGATCATTTACAACCTTTTCCACGTACTCTCTTGATTTGTTCGTTTACATAAGAGATGGTCACTTTTGGGGATTAGCTTTGTATGGTGGCGGTAGTATTCTAGCTGGAATCTTAAGCGTCATCATAGGGGTTTCCTTAGCGAAAAAAGTGGGGAGGGACTAA